The following coding sequences lie in one Gemmatimonadota bacterium genomic window:
- a CDS encoding AAA family ATPase produces the protein MKLTRVELSGFRGVRDRVSITVPSGFLVITGRNGAGKSSVLDAVEFSLVGHLRRQQGQSERSERIEDYLWWRGAGDPSDQYARCFFEGDDGRALVLRRDPSNSASGISPEVQDVLTETQSAPQGALEQLLVSAMVRDEEITRLSIDLAEAERFRFVREAIGERQLGTMLTRIEAARTVLSQRNDAAKSRYDRVRTQLNQDLERLSELRAAVVSEEQLATARAELTELLGAEIEDLNAVRTRGTDWGEAAAAAMALVRSLTSLIAERDAARAEAPTEAELVSAGKALETSVSKLRLELEGIEPMLRRAADAGGDEQLLAILLETGEHIGRQEGRCPLCGSVISPGQYAEHIHLSRAALRAEVARVAELRRRREQLLVAISDAEERRSKVERELAGQRSRREEITTQLNALQGRARQLVQGVADEWTPIEALQELRRFAQTREDDALRVGRLLRLLESASISRQVEAASARVEKTRSEADRLSREMERAEGALARATAIRASLRRLEGEVIEERLSAIGPLLEEIYLRLRPHSDWTQLKYHIRGDVKRFLSLQVGDGLNPKFMFSSGQRRAIGIAFLLSVYLSTGWSKLRTLFLDDPVQHIDDYRALHLVELLASIGRTSRQIVCTVEDPALAELLARRLRGVTPGPGAVVELEYIPGYGTRIASERHFGEEGEWMLLTA, from the coding sequence ATGAAGCTGACACGGGTTGAGCTTAGCGGCTTCCGTGGGGTTCGCGATCGCGTAAGTATCACGGTGCCATCGGGGTTTCTCGTTATCACTGGGCGTAATGGCGCAGGGAAGAGCAGCGTCCTCGACGCCGTTGAGTTCTCGCTCGTAGGCCACTTGCGGCGTCAACAAGGCCAGTCCGAAAGGAGCGAGCGCATCGAGGACTATCTTTGGTGGCGCGGCGCGGGGGATCCGTCCGACCAGTACGCGAGATGCTTCTTTGAGGGAGACGACGGACGGGCTCTTGTGCTGCGACGTGATCCTTCCAACTCGGCGTCGGGCATATCACCTGAGGTTCAGGATGTGCTCACGGAGACGCAGTCAGCACCTCAGGGCGCGCTTGAACAGCTTCTGGTTTCTGCGATGGTCCGCGACGAGGAGATTACTCGGCTCAGCATCGACTTGGCGGAAGCGGAGCGGTTCCGTTTCGTTCGAGAGGCGATCGGTGAGCGCCAACTCGGCACGATGCTGACGCGGATCGAAGCAGCGCGAACGGTCCTTAGCCAGCGCAATGACGCCGCGAAGAGTCGGTATGACCGAGTCCGCACGCAGTTGAACCAGGACTTGGAGCGCCTTTCCGAGCTCCGTGCAGCAGTCGTGTCGGAGGAACAGCTGGCAACAGCCCGCGCGGAGCTCACCGAGCTGCTGGGTGCAGAGATTGAAGACCTGAATGCCGTACGGACAAGAGGTACCGATTGGGGGGAAGCTGCGGCAGCGGCCATGGCCTTGGTGCGAAGCCTGACCAGCCTGATTGCAGAGAGGGATGCAGCGCGTGCGGAAGCCCCGACTGAAGCCGAACTCGTCTCTGCGGGTAAGGCCCTCGAGACGTCTGTCTCGAAGCTCCGCTTAGAGCTGGAGGGGATCGAGCCAATGCTGAGGCGCGCGGCCGACGCCGGAGGGGATGAGCAGCTGCTGGCTATTCTCCTAGAGACGGGTGAGCACATTGGCCGGCAGGAGGGCCGGTGCCCGTTGTGCGGCTCTGTTATATCGCCCGGGCAGTATGCGGAGCATATTCACCTCTCCCGCGCCGCGCTGCGCGCGGAGGTCGCCCGAGTTGCGGAGCTCCGGCGAAGGCGGGAGCAGCTCTTGGTCGCCATTTCCGATGCCGAGGAGCGGAGGTCGAAGGTTGAGCGGGAGCTCGCGGGCCAGCGTAGCAGGCGCGAAGAGATCACAACGCAGTTGAACGCCCTTCAGGGCCGGGCGCGTCAGTTGGTGCAGGGCGTGGCCGATGAATGGACGCCCATAGAGGCCCTCCAGGAGCTCCGACGTTTTGCTCAGACGAGGGAAGACGATGCATTGAGGGTTGGGCGGCTACTGAGACTTCTTGAGTCCGCCAGTATTTCGCGGCAGGTCGAAGCCGCCAGCGCTCGCGTCGAGAAGACGAGGTCAGAGGCGGATCGACTTTCTAGAGAGATGGAGAGGGCTGAGGGTGCACTCGCCAGGGCCACAGCGATCCGAGCTTCGCTGCGCCGACTGGAGGGGGAGGTCATCGAAGAGAGACTGTCCGCGATCGGGCCTCTACTGGAAGAGATCTACCTGCGCCTGCGTCCGCACTCGGACTGGACTCAACTCAAGTATCACATCCGAGGGGACGTGAAGCGGTTCCTGAGTCTTCAGGTGGGCGATGGACTCAACCCGAAATTCATGTTCAGTAGCGGACAGCGGAGAGCAATCGGCATCGCCTTTCTCCTGTCCGTCTACCTCAGCACGGGATGGAGCAAGCTCCGGACACTGTTTCTGGATGATCCCGTACAGCACATCGATGATTACCGAGCGCTGCATCTCGTCGAGTTGCTTGCTTCAATTGGCAGGACCTCAAGGCAGATCGTTTGTACGGTGGAAGACCCTGCACTGGCGGAGCTCTTGGCCCGGCGGCTCCGAGGTGTAACCCCAGGCCCCGGAGCAGTTGTCGAGCTTGAATACATACCGGGATATGGAACGCGCATTGCCTCCGAGAGGCACTTTGGCGAAGAGGGTGAGTGGATGCTTCTGACCGCCTAG
- a CDS encoding ABC transporter permease, with the protein MAHPVEVSRAALEQIRALPVEERRAVARAVDALSSAEGHPGKTGTLLVPAGAHTLVCVVDEDGRVVVVTLRAAGTSPGRTLREALGRAGRLLGRGGGMREWTADLRHAARSLRRAPGYGVAAVLTLAMGIGATAAVFSVANGVLLEPLPYQDPGRLVSIWSHWADEEKSWVSWPEYVAYQQQAQSLADAALYFTSEHNFTSVDAPERVGSAVLTANAFSVLGVRPWLGRFFTQEEAVTQASVVVLGYDIWQRRFSGDPAVVGRTVEINGLAFEVLGVLPPDFRLPIDYAAVSPSEVFFPAEGDATVPVEIPRNGGDHGYYVIARLADGASVESVRVEMDALAGRWVAEGLYDESRAFRPLVIPVTEDVVGKARGTILLLLGACGLVLLIACGNVANLTLSRSERRTREVAVRRALGAGRGRILRQLAAESVLLATLGGALGLLLAWAGVHALLGISPDAVPRADAVGLNATVLLFTVLIAAATPVLFAWLPALRVTERAVGSALYGSRGAESGPGRSRFRGLLVASQMAMAVVLLAGSALMMRTFARLMQIDLGFRTENVLTMRLTLPSASYPERDDIVRFWDDVLGQIRALQGVRAAGASRLLPLASQMGDSGFNVVGYVRAPDESTAAEWQFATPGYIEAMGIPVLEGRAFLESDRGDAVPAMLINEAAARRYWAPGVSPLGSRVRTFSGDTATIVGVVGNIRHNGVTSDARERWYRTPAQITSTGNLRRMSLVVHTDGDPLAVVGAVRDVIRRRDPAMPLAEVRTLDDVVSSALARPRFAMVLLSAFGAVALALSLVGAYGVLAYLVSLRTQEIGVRMALGATRGTVVRMVVGQGLGMAAAGVLAGTVLAFFLTRLMESQLYGVGPRDPVTFTVVPLLFAGVAAVACLLPGVRAAGINPTQALGVE; encoded by the coding sequence CCACCCGGTGGAGGTCTCGCGCGCGGCGCTCGAGCAGATCCGCGCACTGCCCGTGGAGGAGCGGCGCGCGGTGGCCCGCGCCGTCGACGCGCTGAGCAGCGCAGAGGGCCATCCCGGCAAGACAGGCACGCTGCTGGTGCCGGCGGGAGCGCACACGCTGGTGTGCGTGGTGGACGAGGACGGCCGGGTGGTGGTGGTCACGCTGCGGGCGGCGGGCACCTCGCCCGGCCGCACGCTGAGGGAGGCACTGGGCAGAGCCGGCAGGCTCCTGGGAAGAGGGGGTGGGATGAGGGAATGGACGGCGGACCTGCGTCACGCGGCGCGTAGCCTGCGCCGGGCTCCTGGATACGGGGTCGCGGCCGTGCTCACGCTGGCCATGGGCATCGGCGCCACCGCGGCGGTCTTCAGCGTGGCCAACGGCGTGCTGCTCGAGCCGCTGCCCTACCAGGATCCGGGGCGGCTGGTGTCCATCTGGAGCCACTGGGCGGACGAGGAGAAGAGCTGGGTGTCCTGGCCCGAGTACGTGGCGTACCAGCAGCAGGCGCAGAGCCTGGCCGACGCCGCGCTCTACTTCACGTCCGAGCACAACTTCACCTCGGTGGACGCGCCCGAGCGTGTGGGCTCCGCGGTGCTCACCGCCAACGCCTTCTCGGTGCTGGGCGTGCGGCCCTGGCTCGGCCGCTTCTTCACGCAGGAAGAGGCGGTGACCCAGGCGTCGGTGGTGGTCCTGGGCTACGACATCTGGCAGCGGCGCTTCTCCGGAGATCCTGCGGTGGTGGGCCGCACCGTCGAGATCAACGGCCTCGCGTTCGAGGTGCTGGGTGTGCTGCCTCCGGACTTCCGCCTGCCCATCGACTACGCGGCCGTCTCTCCCAGCGAGGTGTTCTTCCCCGCCGAGGGCGACGCCACCGTGCCGGTTGAGATCCCCCGCAACGGCGGCGACCACGGCTACTACGTGATCGCCCGCCTCGCGGACGGAGCCAGCGTGGAGTCGGTGCGCGTGGAGATGGATGCGCTGGCCGGACGTTGGGTGGCCGAAGGTCTGTACGATGAATCGCGCGCGTTCCGCCCCCTGGTGATCCCGGTCACGGAGGACGTGGTGGGGAAGGCGCGGGGCACCATCCTGCTGCTGCTGGGCGCGTGCGGGCTGGTGCTGCTGATCGCGTGTGGCAATGTGGCCAACCTCACGCTGTCCCGCTCTGAGCGGCGCACGCGCGAGGTGGCGGTGCGGCGGGCGCTGGGGGCGGGGCGCGGGCGCATCCTCCGCCAGCTCGCCGCCGAGAGTGTCTTGCTGGCCACGTTGGGTGGTGCGTTGGGTCTGCTCCTGGCGTGGGCGGGCGTGCATGCGCTGCTGGGCATCAGCCCGGACGCGGTGCCGCGCGCGGATGCGGTGGGGCTTAACGCCACGGTGCTGCTGTTCACCGTGCTGATCGCGGCCGCCACACCGGTGCTGTTCGCCTGGCTACCGGCGCTCCGCGTGACCGAACGCGCGGTGGGGAGTGCGCTGTACGGAAGCCGCGGCGCCGAGAGCGGTCCCGGACGCAGTCGTTTCCGGGGGCTGCTGGTGGCCAGTCAGATGGCGATGGCGGTGGTGCTGCTGGCCGGCTCCGCGCTGATGATGCGCACGTTCGCACGCCTGATGCAGATCGACCTGGGGTTCCGCACCGAGAACGTGCTTACCATGCGCCTCACGCTGCCGTCGGCGTCCTATCCCGAGCGGGACGACATCGTGCGCTTCTGGGACGACGTCCTGGGTCAGATCCGTGCGCTGCAGGGTGTGCGCGCGGCGGGCGCATCCCGCTTGCTGCCGCTGGCCAGCCAGATGGGGGACTCCGGCTTCAACGTGGTGGGCTACGTGCGCGCGCCGGACGAGTCGACCGCCGCCGAATGGCAGTTCGCCACGCCCGGCTACATCGAGGCCATGGGCATTCCCGTGCTCGAGGGCCGGGCGTTCCTGGAGAGCGACCGCGGGGACGCAGTGCCCGCCATGCTGATCAACGAGGCCGCCGCGCGGCGCTACTGGGCCCCCGGTGTGAGCCCGCTTGGGTCACGCGTGCGCACGTTCTCGGGCGATACCGCCACCATCGTGGGGGTGGTGGGCAACATCCGTCACAACGGCGTGACCAGCGACGCGCGGGAGCGCTGGTACCGCACCCCGGCCCAGATCACCAGCACCGGCAACCTCCGCCGCATGTCGCTGGTCGTGCACACCGACGGCGACCCGCTCGCCGTGGTGGGAGCCGTGCGGGACGTGATCCGCCGACGGGATCCCGCCATGCCGCTGGCCGAGGTCCGCACCCTGGACGACGTGGTGTCCTCCGCGCTGGCCCGCCCCCGGTTCGCCATGGTGCTGCTCAGCGCCTTCGGCGCGGTGGCGTTGGCCCTCTCGCTGGTGGGCGCCTACGGCGTGCTGGCCTACCTGGTCAGCCTACGCACCCAGGAGATCGGGGTGCGCATGGCGTTGGGCGCCACTCGTGGGACGGTGGTCCGCATGGTGGTGGGGCAGGGGCTCGGGATGGCAGCGGCGGGCGTTCTGGCCGGGACCGTCCTCGCGTTCTTCCTGACCCGGCTGATGGAGAGCCAGCTCTACGGGGTGGGGCCGCGGGATCCGGTCACGTTCACGGTAGTGCCGCTGTTGTTTGCGGGGGTGGCGGCGGTGGCGTGTTTGCTGCCGGGGGTGCGGGCGGCGGGGATTAATCCGACGCAGGCGTTGGGGGTGGAGTAG